A single region of the Aeromicrobium chenweiae genome encodes:
- a CDS encoding CinA family protein, whose protein sequence is MSVAAEAIDGLRAAGATVATAESLTGGLVCATLVTVPGASAVVRGGVVAYAADLKTELLGVDADLIDRVGTVDAGVASSMAQGVRERLGATYGLSTTGVAGPGPNEGKPAGTVHVAVAGPRGVETALLELHGDRESIRTGTVDALLSLLVARLGEESRSDRG, encoded by the coding sequence GTGAGCGTCGCGGCCGAGGCGATCGATGGCCTGCGGGCCGCGGGAGCCACGGTGGCCACCGCCGAGTCGCTGACCGGCGGCCTGGTGTGCGCGACGCTCGTGACCGTCCCCGGCGCCTCCGCCGTCGTCCGCGGGGGAGTCGTGGCGTACGCGGCTGACCTGAAGACCGAGCTGCTCGGCGTCGATGCCGACCTGATCGACCGCGTCGGCACCGTCGACGCAGGCGTCGCCTCGAGCATGGCGCAGGGCGTCCGCGAACGGCTCGGTGCGACGTACGGGCTGTCCACCACCGGCGTCGCCGGACCGGGCCCGAACGAGGGCAAGCCCGCCGGGACCGTGCACGTGGCCGTGGCCGGGCCGCGCGGCGTCGAGACAGCCCTGCTGGAGCTGCACGGCGACCGCGAATCGATCCGCACGGGGACGGTCGATGCGCTGTTGTCGTTGCTGGTCGCTAGGCTGGGGGAAGAATCCCGGTCCGATCGGGGTTGA
- a CDS encoding CDP-alcohol phosphatidyltransferase family protein encodes MNTATPPSNLNIANVLTVVRIVGVPFFGWLLLADDGQSIGLRVAAWVAFALLMITDRIDGDLARRYDLVTDFGKLADPIADKALTGMAFVGLAIIYDNWLFWTVTIVVLVREWGITAMRFVVKKYGVMPAGQGGKIKTALQAFALGGYILPFELWDNVPCDILRWITHLLMAGAVAITLSTGVQYVRDAIALRRAAKASAKA; translated from the coding sequence ATGAACACGGCCACCCCGCCGAGCAACCTCAACATCGCGAACGTCCTCACGGTCGTACGGATCGTGGGCGTGCCCTTCTTCGGCTGGCTCCTCCTCGCCGACGACGGTCAGTCGATCGGCCTGCGGGTCGCCGCGTGGGTCGCGTTCGCCCTGCTGATGATCACCGACCGCATCGACGGCGACCTCGCCCGGCGGTACGACCTGGTCACAGACTTCGGCAAGCTGGCCGACCCGATCGCCGACAAGGCGCTGACCGGCATGGCCTTCGTCGGCCTGGCGATCATCTATGACAACTGGCTGTTCTGGACCGTCACGATCGTGGTCCTGGTGCGCGAGTGGGGCATCACCGCGATGCGCTTCGTGGTGAAGAAGTACGGCGTCATGCCCGCTGGTCAGGGCGGCAAGATCAAGACCGCCCTGCAGGCGTTCGCGCTCGGCGGGTACATCCTGCCGTTCGAGCTGTGGGACAACGTCCCCTGCGACATCCTGCGGTGGATCACCCACCTGCTCATGGCCGGCGCGGTCGCGATCACGCTGTCCACCGGCGTCCAGTACGTGCGCGACGCGATCGCGCTGCGCCGCGCGGCGAAGGCGTCGGCGAAGGCGTGA
- a CDS encoding FtsK/SpoIIIE family DNA translocase, translating to MATRTTSPPRKRPSGSQARKKPAANKRKPQARKPAARKPAASRTGPGPLAVVLGAVLRASTALWLGLAGIVGAVARSIGHSARDLDPEQRRDGVGFAILGLGIVVAGSVWSDMPGAVGNAVRDVTAGAVGLLAWAVPIVLVVIAWRTLRHPDQNGPAGRQVIGWAAICGGVLGLVHIAHDVPRPSDPDPDAMSEAGGAIGFLFSAIPMDLLNSAYVVCPILVLIVAFGVLVVTNTPVYAVPDRFRELRDTALGRKPAAEPEPEEASAEPKKRRHPRTTVVTDDEPFENPLVDGPDEDRQVPARVFEPEPEPEDEPDPHDANAELPPMEPIPARAEQLALSGDVVYSLPDSTMLREGSPHKARSKASDEVVERLTEVLEQFQIDAAVTGYTRGPTVTRYEVELGPAVKVEKVTALSKNISYAVASNEVRILSPIPGKSAIGVEIPNVDKEMVSLGDVLRSAKARSDHHPMVIGLGKDVEGGYVVANLAKMPHLLVAGATGSGKSSFVNSMISSLLMRSTPEEVRMIMVDPKRVELTAYEGVPHLITPIITNPKKAAEALQWVVREMDMRYDDLANFGYRHIDDFNKAVKAGKVKLPPGSERVLAPYPYLLVVVDELADLMMVAPRDVEDSIVRITQLARAAGIHLVLATQRPSVDVVTGLIKANVPSRLAFATSSLADSRVILDQPGAEKLVGQGDGLFLPMGQNKAMRMQGAWITEAEIQTIVEHCKTQLQPTYREDVTAVAAAKREIDDDIGDDLDLVLQAIELCVTTQFGSTSMLQRKLRVGFAKAGRLMDILESRGIVGPSEGSKARDVLVKPDELDQVLATIQAG from the coding sequence ATGGCGACCCGAACGACTTCCCCGCCGCGCAAGCGGCCGTCCGGCAGCCAGGCCCGCAAGAAGCCCGCCGCGAACAAGCGCAAGCCACAGGCCCGCAAGCCTGCAGCGCGCAAGCCCGCGGCCAGCAGAACCGGACCTGGCCCCCTTGCTGTTGTGCTGGGCGCGGTCCTGCGCGCCTCGACCGCCCTGTGGCTCGGCCTGGCCGGCATCGTGGGCGCGGTCGCCCGCAGCATCGGGCACAGCGCCCGCGACCTGGACCCGGAGCAACGCCGCGACGGCGTCGGCTTCGCGATCCTCGGCCTCGGCATCGTGGTCGCCGGATCGGTCTGGTCCGACATGCCCGGAGCGGTCGGCAACGCGGTCCGCGACGTGACCGCCGGCGCGGTCGGCCTGCTGGCGTGGGCGGTCCCGATCGTCCTGGTCGTCATCGCCTGGCGCACGCTGCGCCACCCCGACCAGAACGGTCCCGCGGGCCGTCAGGTCATCGGCTGGGCCGCGATCTGCGGCGGCGTCCTGGGCCTGGTCCACATCGCCCACGACGTCCCGCGCCCCAGCGATCCCGACCCCGACGCGATGAGCGAGGCCGGGGGAGCGATCGGCTTCCTGTTCTCCGCGATCCCCATGGACCTGCTCAACAGCGCGTACGTGGTCTGCCCGATCCTCGTCCTGATCGTGGCGTTCGGTGTCCTGGTCGTCACCAACACGCCCGTGTACGCCGTGCCCGACCGCTTCCGCGAGCTCCGCGACACGGCTCTCGGGCGCAAGCCCGCGGCCGAGCCGGAGCCCGAGGAGGCCTCCGCCGAGCCCAAGAAGCGCCGGCACCCCAGGACGACGGTCGTCACCGACGACGAGCCGTTCGAGAACCCCCTGGTCGACGGTCCCGACGAGGACCGCCAGGTCCCGGCCCGCGTGTTCGAGCCCGAGCCCGAGCCCGAGGACGAGCCGGACCCGCACGACGCCAACGCGGAGCTGCCGCCCATGGAGCCGATCCCGGCCCGTGCCGAGCAGCTCGCCCTCTCGGGGGACGTCGTCTACTCGCTGCCCGACAGCACGATGCTGCGCGAGGGCTCCCCGCACAAGGCGCGCTCGAAGGCGTCCGACGAGGTCGTCGAGCGGCTCACCGAGGTGCTCGAGCAGTTCCAGATCGACGCGGCCGTCACCGGCTACACGCGCGGACCGACCGTGACCCGCTACGAGGTCGAGCTCGGCCCCGCCGTGAAGGTCGAGAAGGTCACCGCGCTGTCCAAGAACATCTCGTACGCCGTGGCGTCCAACGAGGTCCGCATCCTCAGCCCGATCCCGGGCAAGTCCGCGATCGGCGTCGAGATCCCCAACGTCGACAAGGAGATGGTCTCCCTCGGTGACGTCCTGCGGTCGGCCAAGGCGCGCAGTGACCACCACCCGATGGTGATCGGCCTCGGCAAGGACGTCGAGGGCGGCTACGTCGTCGCGAACCTCGCGAAGATGCCGCACCTGCTGGTCGCGGGCGCGACCGGCTCGGGCAAGTCCTCGTTCGTGAACTCGATGATCTCCTCGCTGCTCATGCGGTCGACACCCGAGGAGGTCCGCATGATCATGGTCGACCCCAAGCGGGTCGAGCTCACCGCGTACGAGGGCGTGCCGCACCTGATCACGCCGATCATCACCAACCCCAAGAAGGCCGCCGAGGCGCTGCAGTGGGTCGTGCGCGAGATGGACATGCGCTACGACGACCTGGCCAACTTCGGCTACCGCCACATCGACGACTTCAACAAGGCCGTCAAGGCCGGCAAGGTCAAGCTGCCCCCGGGCAGCGAGCGCGTGCTCGCGCCGTACCCGTACCTCCTGGTCGTGGTGGACGAGCTCGCCGACCTGATGATGGTGGCACCGCGCGACGTGGAGGACTCGATCGTCCGCATCACGCAGCTCGCCCGTGCCGCCGGCATCCACCTGGTCCTGGCGACGCAGCGGCCCTCGGTCGACGTCGTGACCGGTCTGATCAAGGCCAACGTGCCGAGCCGCCTGGCGTTCGCGACCTCGTCGCTCGCCGACAGCCGCGTGATCCTCGACCAGCCGGGAGCCGAGAAGCTCGTGGGCCAGGGCGACGGGCTGTTCCTCCCGATGGGGCAGAACAAGGCGATGCGCATGCAGGGCGCCTGGATCACCGAGGCCGAGATCCAGACGATCGTCGAGCACTGCAAGACGCAGCTGCAGCCGACGTACCGCGAGGACGTCACGGCGGTCGCCGCGGCCAAGCGCGAGATCGACGACGACATCGGCGACGACCTCGACCTGGTGCTGCAGGCGATCGAGCTGTGCGTCACCACCCAGTTCGGCTCGACGTCGATGCTGCAGCGCAAGCTGCGGGTGGGCTTCGCCAAGGCTGGTCGTCTGATGGACATCCTCGAGAGCCGTGGCATCGTCGGGCCGAGCGAGGGCTCCAAGGCACGTGACGTGCTGGTCAAGCCCGACGAGCTCGACCAGGTCCTCGCCACGATCCAGGCCGGGTAG
- a CDS encoding sirohydrochlorin chelatase gives MNRTLILCAHGSTVPRGRAAFSGLVNAVRREAQDLDVVDAFVDEQLPLVGEVVLETAGPRAVVPLMLAYDRPVSVDIVRASHRDPAVTVTAPLGPDWVLAEIGVQRLVEAGARSDDTIVLAAASASDDRAVADVGKAARLLSAVWGGRVHVGTLGGPDTPLADAVDVARAYGRRVVVSTYLLTTGAAHETMLAAGADVVTRPFLDGGPPDPRLVSLVLDRARSRGGSSTPGRDPGTHLTAH, from the coding sequence ATGAACCGCACGCTGATCCTGTGCGCCCACGGGTCCACGGTGCCCCGTGGGCGCGCCGCGTTCTCGGGGCTGGTGAACGCCGTGCGCCGCGAGGCGCAGGACCTCGACGTGGTCGATGCGTTCGTGGACGAGCAGCTGCCGCTCGTCGGCGAGGTCGTGCTGGAGACCGCCGGCCCGCGCGCGGTGGTGCCGTTGATGCTGGCGTACGACCGGCCCGTCAGCGTCGACATCGTGCGCGCCTCGCACCGTGACCCGGCCGTCACGGTCACCGCGCCGCTCGGCCCGGACTGGGTGCTGGCGGAGATCGGCGTGCAGCGGCTCGTCGAGGCCGGGGCCCGGTCCGACGACACGATCGTCCTGGCGGCCGCCTCCGCGAGCGACGACCGGGCGGTGGCGGACGTGGGCAAGGCCGCACGCCTGCTCAGCGCCGTCTGGGGCGGACGGGTCCACGTCGGCACGCTCGGTGGGCCGGACACGCCCCTGGCCGACGCGGTCGACGTCGCGCGGGCGTACGGCCGGCGGGTGGTCGTCTCGACCTACCTCCTCACGACCGGCGCCGCCCACGAGACCATGCTCGCGGCGGGCGCCGACGTGGTGACCAGACCGTTTCTCGACGGCGGTCCGCCCGACCCGCGGCTCGTCTCGCTCGTCCTGGACCGCGCGCGCTCCCGCGGCGGCTCGAGCACGCCCGGCCGGGACCCCGGCACCCACCTGACCGCGCACTGA
- a CDS encoding molybdopterin molybdotransferase MoeA, giving the protein MTPLVRGHWHEVRAVARGLAKPVASELVDLTHAAGRVLADDLRSLVDLPSADVTAMDGWAVAGPGPWTLRERIVNGRPPGGPLLPGDARGIGTGAVVPEGMTALVRREHGTVREGVLHWTPPDDVRLSRRDVRPRGEELRAGDVVLSAGTRLDPVSLAVSASCGHDAVEVARVPVVDLLVTGDEVVPRGVPAPGTIRDSISPLLTGMTRAAGAAPGEVTLVGDDLPELVRLLRSSTAAVVVTTGGTAVGEADHLREALGIVGATVAVDTIAVRPGGPTVLAVLPDGRLVACLPGNPLAAVVGFLAVVHPALAEMTGRRVGAPPSEVLGVALEPFARATRILPFTRVAGAAVPTGWDASSMLRGLSASDGLLVAPREGSREGEALEVLEPLWRMPG; this is encoded by the coding sequence GTGACCCCGCTCGTCCGCGGCCACTGGCACGAGGTCCGCGCCGTGGCGCGCGGGCTGGCCAAGCCGGTCGCGAGCGAGCTGGTGGACCTCACGCACGCGGCCGGCCGGGTGCTCGCGGACGACTTGCGGTCACTCGTCGACCTGCCGTCGGCCGACGTCACTGCGATGGACGGCTGGGCCGTGGCGGGTCCCGGCCCATGGACCCTTCGCGAGCGCATCGTCAACGGGCGACCGCCGGGCGGTCCGCTGCTGCCGGGGGACGCGCGTGGCATCGGCACCGGGGCGGTGGTGCCCGAGGGGATGACCGCTCTCGTGCGCCGCGAGCACGGCACGGTTCGCGAGGGCGTCCTGCACTGGACGCCACCCGACGACGTGCGGCTGTCCCGCCGTGACGTCCGTCCGAGGGGCGAGGAGCTGCGCGCGGGCGACGTCGTGCTGTCTGCGGGCACACGACTGGACCCGGTCTCGCTCGCGGTGAGCGCCTCCTGCGGGCACGACGCCGTCGAGGTGGCCCGTGTCCCGGTGGTCGACCTGCTCGTCACGGGGGATGAGGTCGTCCCGCGCGGTGTGCCAGCCCCGGGCACGATCCGCGACTCGATCAGCCCGCTGCTGACCGGCATGACCCGGGCCGCGGGCGCCGCCCCAGGGGAGGTGACGCTCGTCGGCGACGACCTGCCCGAGCTCGTGCGCCTGCTCAGGTCGTCGACCGCGGCCGTCGTGGTCACCACCGGCGGGACGGCGGTGGGGGAGGCCGACCACCTGCGCGAGGCGCTCGGGATCGTCGGCGCCACCGTGGCGGTCGACACGATCGCGGTGCGCCCCGGCGGTCCGACGGTGCTCGCGGTGCTGCCCGACGGCCGTCTGGTCGCGTGCCTCCCGGGCAATCCGCTCGCCGCGGTCGTGGGTTTCCTCGCCGTGGTGCACCCGGCTCTCGCGGAGATGACCGGTCGCCGCGTCGGGGCGCCGCCGTCGGAGGTGCTCGGGGTCGCCCTCGAGCCGTTCGCGCGGGCCACCCGCATCCTGCCGTTCACGCGGGTCGCCGGTGCCGCCGTTCCCACCGGGTGGGACGCGTCGTCGATGCTGCGGGGCCTCTCGGCGTCCGACGGGCTGCTCGTCGCCCCCCGTGAGGGCTCGCGGGAGGGCGAGGCGCTGGAGGTGCTCGAGCCCCTGTGGCGCATGCCGGGCTGA
- a CDS encoding DUF6457 domain-containing protein has product MEEKPLPRWAEGLARDLGIEQVLGVDEILDLAADAAHGVMRPAAPLTTYLVGVAVGQADGDPARVAEVLERVRAAIAGWDEGP; this is encoded by the coding sequence ATGGAGGAGAAACCACTGCCGCGGTGGGCGGAGGGGCTCGCGCGCGACCTGGGCATCGAGCAGGTCCTCGGGGTCGACGAGATCCTCGACCTGGCGGCCGACGCCGCGCACGGCGTCATGCGTCCGGCAGCACCGCTCACGACGTACCTCGTCGGCGTGGCCGTCGGCCAGGCCGACGGCGACCCGGCGCGCGTCGCCGAGGTGCTCGAACGCGTCCGCGCCGCGATCGCCGGGTGGGACGAGGGGCCGTGA
- the mobA gene encoding molybdenum cofactor guanylyltransferase, giving the protein MPSRPPAVAHDAIVLAGGRSSRMPGVDKVGLVVGGRPLLAHACAAVEAARRLVVVGPEGLAGTPAAATVVREDPPFAGPAAAIGAGMAALQTDPSPFVAVLAADVPRAAEAVPVLLAAAAGTDADGVVARSSDGHRQPLLAVYRSAALRDALDAHAPLTDRGVGQVTRGMHLVEVDVPDDVLADIDSPTDLERLTEEGT; this is encoded by the coding sequence GTGCCCAGCCGCCCGCCCGCCGTCGCGCACGACGCGATCGTGCTGGCGGGTGGCCGGTCGAGCCGCATGCCGGGGGTCGACAAGGTCGGGCTCGTGGTCGGCGGCCGACCGCTCCTGGCCCACGCCTGCGCGGCAGTGGAGGCCGCGCGCCGGCTCGTCGTCGTCGGCCCCGAGGGCCTGGCCGGCACACCGGCCGCAGCCACGGTCGTCCGTGAGGACCCGCCGTTCGCGGGTCCGGCCGCGGCCATCGGCGCCGGGATGGCCGCGCTGCAGACCGATCCGTCGCCGTTCGTGGCCGTCCTGGCCGCCGACGTGCCGCGTGCCGCCGAGGCGGTGCCGGTGCTGCTCGCCGCCGCGGCCGGCACCGACGCCGACGGGGTCGTCGCGCGATCGTCCGACGGGCACCGGCAGCCGCTGCTGGCGGTCTACCGCTCCGCGGCCCTCCGCGACGCGCTGGACGCGCACGCCCCGTTGACCGATCGGGGCGTGGGACAGGTCACGCGGGGTATGCACCTGGTGGAGGTGGACGTGCCGGACGACGTCCTGGCCGACATCGACTCGCCGACCGACCTGGAACGCCTGACCGAGGAGGGCACGTGA
- a CDS encoding ribonuclease J, with product MSHMHLELGAPPALPEGALRVIPLGGLGEIGRNMTVFEYDGKLLIVDCGVLFPEEHQPGVDLILPDFGPIRDRLKDVVGIVLTHGHEDHIGGVPYLLRERGNIPVIGSKLTLAFLDPKLKEHRLKDAPKHVVSEGDVESFGPFELEFVAVNHSIPDALAVAIKTPAGVALHTGDFKMDQLPLDGRITDLRAFARLGEEGVDLFLTDSTNAEVPGFTTSERNITPAIDAVFASSQKRIIVASFASHIHRVQQVIDAAVKHDRKVAYVGRSMVRNMQIARELGYLHVPDGVVVDKIDAAPPHKMVLMSTGSQGEPMAALSRMANNSHQQVSLEPGDTVLMASSLIPGNENAIYRVIDGLTKLGANVVHKGNALVHVSGHASAGELLYCYNIVQPSNVLPVHGEIRHLHANAKLASATGVPNVLLAEDGYVIDLVDGHASITGAVECGYVYVDGSSVGSLTDSELKDRRVLGEEGFISVVVVVDSATGKIVSGPEIHARGIAEEDSAFDEIMPKIIAALEESIADGTRDSGQLQQVIRRVLGSFVGRRLRRRPMILPVVIQA from the coding sequence ATGAGCCACATGCACCTGGAGCTCGGCGCTCCGCCCGCACTGCCCGAAGGCGCCCTGCGCGTCATCCCCCTCGGCGGACTCGGAGAGATCGGTCGCAACATGACCGTCTTCGAGTACGACGGCAAGCTGCTGATCGTCGACTGCGGCGTCCTCTTCCCCGAGGAGCACCAGCCCGGCGTCGACCTGATCCTGCCCGACTTCGGACCCATCCGGGACCGCCTGAAGGACGTCGTCGGCATCGTCCTGACGCACGGGCACGAGGACCACATCGGCGGCGTCCCGTACCTGCTGCGCGAGCGGGGCAACATCCCCGTCATCGGCTCCAAGCTGACCCTCGCCTTCCTGGACCCCAAGCTCAAGGAGCACCGGCTCAAGGACGCCCCGAAGCACGTCGTCTCCGAGGGCGACGTCGAGTCGTTCGGCCCCTTCGAGCTCGAGTTCGTCGCGGTCAACCACTCGATCCCCGACGCCCTGGCCGTCGCGATCAAGACGCCGGCCGGCGTCGCGCTGCACACCGGCGACTTCAAGATGGACCAGCTGCCGCTCGACGGCCGCATCACCGACCTACGCGCGTTCGCCCGGCTCGGCGAGGAGGGGGTCGACCTCTTCCTGACCGACTCCACCAACGCCGAGGTCCCCGGCTTCACGACGTCCGAGCGCAACATCACGCCCGCGATCGACGCGGTCTTCGCGTCGAGCCAGAAGCGCATCATCGTCGCGTCGTTCGCCTCGCACATCCACCGCGTCCAGCAGGTCATCGACGCCGCGGTCAAGCACGACCGCAAGGTCGCGTACGTCGGACGCTCGATGGTGCGCAACATGCAGATCGCCCGCGAGCTGGGCTACCTCCACGTGCCGGACGGCGTCGTCGTGGACAAGATCGACGCCGCACCGCCGCACAAGATGGTCCTCATGTCGACCGGCTCGCAGGGCGAGCCGATGGCGGCGCTGTCGCGCATGGCCAACAACAGCCACCAGCAGGTCAGCCTCGAGCCGGGCGACACCGTGCTCATGGCGTCGTCGCTGATCCCGGGCAACGAGAACGCGATCTACCGCGTGATCGACGGGCTGACCAAGCTCGGCGCCAACGTCGTCCACAAGGGCAACGCGCTGGTGCACGTCTCGGGCCACGCATCGGCCGGCGAGCTGCTCTACTGCTACAACATCGTCCAGCCGAGCAACGTCCTGCCGGTGCACGGCGAGATCCGTCACCTGCACGCGAACGCCAAGCTCGCGTCGGCGACCGGCGTGCCCAACGTGCTGCTGGCCGAGGACGGCTACGTCATCGACCTCGTCGACGGGCACGCGTCCATCACGGGCGCCGTCGAGTGCGGCTACGTGTACGTCGACGGCTCGTCCGTGGGCAGCCTGACCGACTCCGAGCTCAAGGACCGCCGGGTGCTGGGCGAGGAGGGCTTCATCTCGGTCGTCGTGGTCGTCGACTCGGCCACCGGCAAGATCGTCTCCGGCCCGGAGATCCACGCCCGCGGCATCGCGGAGGAGGACTCGGCGTTCGACGAGATCATGCCGAAGATCATCGCCGCGCTGGAGGAGTCCATCGCCGACGGCACCCGCGACTCCGGACAGCTGCAGCAGGTCATCCGTCGCGTCCTGGGCTCGTTCGTGGGACGTCGCCTGCGTCGCCGTCCGATGATCCTGCCGGTCGTCATCCAGGCCTGA
- the dapA gene encoding 4-hydroxy-tetrahydrodipicolinate synthase, giving the protein MTSPLATEAAPFGRVLTAMVTPFTREGELDLDAAQKVASYLVDHGNDGLVISGTTGESPTTTVAEDGRLLTAVLEAVGDRATVVAGVGTNDTRHSVELAQQAKKAGAHGTLVVTPYYSKPPQSGLLSHFTQVARAGDDLPVMLYDIPGRSGVKIADETYLAMADDPQIIAMKDAVGDLNRGSWLMNETGLKIYSGDDPLNLPWLAMGASGIVSVVAHAASRQYADMVAAVDAGDLPTARAINHHLLPAVSAMMNHTQGAITAKAALQLLGVLEHRTMRDPLPEATEDEVAIVRDGLMASGLLES; this is encoded by the coding sequence ATGACGTCGCCGCTCGCCACCGAGGCTGCGCCCTTCGGGCGTGTGCTGACCGCCATGGTCACGCCGTTCACCCGCGAGGGTGAGCTCGATCTCGACGCGGCCCAGAAGGTCGCGTCGTACCTCGTCGACCACGGCAACGACGGGCTCGTCATCAGCGGCACCACCGGTGAGTCGCCCACGACGACCGTCGCGGAGGACGGCCGCCTGCTGACTGCCGTGCTCGAGGCCGTCGGCGACCGCGCGACGGTCGTGGCGGGGGTCGGCACCAACGACACGCGCCACTCGGTCGAGCTGGCGCAGCAGGCCAAGAAGGCCGGTGCGCACGGCACGCTCGTCGTGACCCCGTACTACAGCAAGCCGCCGCAGTCCGGCCTCCTGTCGCACTTCACCCAGGTCGCCCGCGCCGGTGACGACCTGCCCGTGATGCTCTACGACATCCCCGGTCGCAGCGGCGTCAAGATCGCGGACGAGACCTACCTCGCGATGGCCGACGACCCGCAGATCATCGCGATGAAGGACGCCGTCGGCGACCTCAACCGCGGCTCCTGGCTCATGAACGAGACCGGGCTCAAGATCTACTCCGGCGACGACCCGCTCAACCTGCCGTGGCTCGCGATGGGCGCCAGCGGCATCGTCAGCGTCGTCGCCCACGCCGCGTCGCGTCAGTACGCCGACATGGTCGCTGCCGTCGACGCCGGCGACCTGCCCACCGCCCGCGCGATCAACCACCACCTGCTTCCCGCCGTCTCGGCGATGATGAATCACACGCAAGGCGCGATCACGGCGAAGGCTGCCCTGCAGCTCCTCGGCGTGCTCGAGCACCGCACGATGCGTGATCCGCTCCCCGAAGCCACTGAGGACGAGGTCGCGATCGTTCGCGACGGCCTCATGGCATCGGGCCTTCTCGAAAGCTAG
- a CDS encoding thioesterase family protein, with translation MNESNEDVYDIDTASVPRGDGIRDLTLTDRWNTPLGKPNGGYILATMLRGLGEELGGGDPLVASISYLASPETGAAELRTRSLRMGRRVQTGTASLWEGERHVAEMTASFGDRAGGETRELGSPPALRPPAGCIDPREHGAPGGGLFDRVDYRIDQVPGFFVGKPSGDPTMTAWQRLRDGREIDFPALALLCDSFVPPVVELGEGFNSMTVQLTVHLHRRPCPGWVATRLTTRHVVNGFHEEDCELWDEDGNLVAQSRQLGILL, from the coding sequence GTGAACGAGAGCAACGAGGACGTCTACGACATCGACACCGCCTCGGTGCCACGAGGCGACGGGATCCGCGACCTGACGCTGACCGATCGGTGGAACACGCCGCTCGGCAAGCCCAACGGCGGCTACATCCTGGCCACGATGCTGCGGGGTCTCGGCGAGGAGCTCGGCGGCGGTGACCCCCTGGTCGCGTCGATCAGCTATCTCGCGTCCCCGGAGACCGGGGCGGCGGAGCTGCGGACCCGTTCCCTGCGGATGGGACGACGCGTGCAGACCGGCACCGCGTCGCTGTGGGAGGGCGAGCGGCACGTCGCGGAGATGACCGCGAGCTTCGGTGACCGCGCGGGCGGCGAGACCCGGGAGCTGGGCAGCCCACCGGCGCTGCGACCGCCGGCCGGGTGCATCGACCCGCGCGAGCACGGGGCACCGGGCGGAGGGCTCTTCGACCGCGTCGACTACCGGATCGACCAGGTGCCCGGGTTCTTCGTCGGGAAGCCCAGCGGGGACCCGACGATGACGGCGTGGCAGCGGCTCCGCGACGGCCGGGAGATCGACTTCCCCGCGCTCGCGCTCCTCTGCGACTCGTTCGTCCCGCCCGTCGTCGAGCTCGGTGAGGGGTTCAACTCGATGACGGTCCAGCTCACGGTGCACCTGCACCGGCGGCCCTGCCCGGGCTGGGTCGCGACCCGGCTGACGACCCGCCACGTGGTCAACGGCTTCCACGAGGAGGACTGCGAGCTGTGGGACGAGGACGGCAACCTCGTGGCGCAGAGCCGCCAGCTCGGCATCCTGCTCTGA
- a CDS encoding amphi-Trp domain-containing protein: MNLFETESTERLSREAAADRLRALADALSRHNSIELERGGNRVTVDVPDEVSFSLEVELGDENEIEIELSW, translated from the coding sequence ATGAACCTGTTCGAGACCGAAAGCACCGAGCGCCTGTCCCGCGAGGCCGCCGCCGACCGGCTGCGCGCACTGGCCGACGCCCTCTCACGGCACAACTCGATCGAGCTCGAGCGGGGTGGGAACCGGGTCACGGTGGACGTCCCCGACGAGGTGAGCTTCTCCCTCGAGGTCGAGCTCGGCGACGAGAACGAGATCGAGATCGAGCTCAGCTGGTGA